A genomic stretch from Candidatus Kapaibacterium thiocyanatum includes:
- a CDS encoding fructose-bisphosphate aldolase (catalyzes the formation of glycerone phosphate and D-glyceraldehyde 3-phosphate from D-fructose 1,6-bisphosphate): MINRIVEALGSQSDYYLNHTSTTIPRANLHVPSSTSIDSVFGISDRSTHVLRNLNWILNTGRLAGTGYVSILPVDQGIEHSAGASFAKNPMYFDPENIVRLAIEGGCNAVASTFGVLGSVARKYAHKFPFIVKINHNELLTYPNKFDQILFGTVKQAHDMGAAAIGATIYFGSPESGRQIVEIAQAFALAHKLGMGTILWCYIRNSAFKTDKDYHVSADLTGQANHLGVTIEADIIKQKLPENNGGYEALNMGGSSYGKIDKRMYTELATDHPIDLCRYQVANCYMGRIGLINSGGPSGNNDINEAITTAVINKRAGGMGLISGRKAFQKPLGDGVAILNAIQDVYLCNEVTVA; encoded by the coding sequence ATGATCAACCGTATCGTCGAAGCTCTCGGAAGTCAATCGGATTACTACCTCAACCACACGTCCACCACGATTCCCAGGGCGAATCTCCACGTTCCGTCTTCCACGAGCATCGATTCCGTCTTCGGTATTTCGGATCGTTCGACGCACGTCCTTCGCAACCTGAACTGGATCCTGAATACCGGACGTCTGGCGGGTACGGGATACGTTTCGATCCTGCCCGTCGATCAGGGTATCGAACACAGCGCGGGCGCCAGCTTCGCGAAGAATCCGATGTACTTCGATCCGGAGAACATCGTCCGCCTGGCCATCGAAGGCGGCTGCAATGCCGTAGCCTCCACCTTCGGAGTTCTCGGCAGCGTGGCGCGGAAGTATGCGCACAAGTTCCCCTTCATCGTCAAGATCAACCACAACGAACTGCTGACGTATCCCAACAAGTTCGACCAGATACTCTTCGGTACCGTGAAGCAGGCCCACGACATGGGTGCGGCCGCCATCGGAGCCACCATCTATTTCGGTTCGCCGGAGAGCGGACGCCAGATCGTCGAGATCGCACAGGCCTTCGCTCTGGCCCACAAACTCGGCATGGGAACCATCCTCTGGTGCTACATCCGCAACAGCGCATTCAAGACGGACAAGGACTACCACGTGTCGGCCGACCTCACGGGACAGGCCAACCATCTCGGCGTGACGATCGAGGCCGACATCATCAAGCAGAAACTCCCCGAGAACAACGGCGGCTACGAAGCGCTGAACATGGGTGGTTCGAGCTACGGCAAGATCGACAAGCGCATGTACACGGAACTGGCTACGGACCATCCCATCGATCTCTGCCGCTATCAGGTCGCCAACTGCTATATGGGCCGCATCGGCCTCATCAACAGCGGTGGCCCTTCCGGTAACAACGACATCAACGAAGCCATCACGACGGCCGTGATCAACAAGCGCGCCGGCGGTATGGGGCTCATCAGCGGCCGCAAGGCCTTCCAGAAGCCGCTCGGCGACGGCGTCGCCATCCTGAACGCCATTCAGGACGTCTATCTGTGCAACGAAGTAACGGTCGCCTGA
- a CDS encoding ribosome silencing factor, whose amino-acid sequence MCARIAQDKLAHDILILDLSEIESAPADFFVILTCDSESQIRAVVDAIATNVKQVGFGNARTEGRNTSSWVILDYFDIVIHVMLPDARDFYKLERLWGDAKAFTLTSAGAAKAVATTKARRAE is encoded by the coding sequence CTGTGTGCACGTATCGCCCAGGACAAGCTGGCACACGATATCCTGATCCTCGACCTGTCCGAGATCGAAAGCGCACCCGCCGATTTCTTCGTCATCCTTACCTGTGATTCCGAATCGCAGATACGTGCCGTCGTGGACGCCATCGCCACGAACGTGAAGCAGGTCGGCTTCGGCAATGCCCGCACCGAAGGACGGAACACGTCGTCGTGGGTCATCCTCGACTACTTCGACATCGTCATCCATGTCATGCTTCCCGATGCCCGTGACTTCTACAAGCTCGAACGCCTGTGGGGAGATGCGAAGGCCTTCACGCTGACGTCTGCCGGTGCCGCCAAGGCGGTCGCGACGACGAAGGCACGGAGGGCCGAGTAA
- a CDS encoding arginine--tRNA ligase yields the protein MQQYIEPHIRTALTSIGVDADTPIHFEIPRQEGHGHLSTTVAMSLAKIRKSNPRALAQELVTAIGENVPLVERIDIAGPGFINITFAPAVYHAMLRDLSALGATIGRSDVGAGRTVNVEYVSANPTGQLHAGHGRNCAVGDTLANLFQWCGYHTTREYYFNNAGNQMNMLGKSIYARYRQVLGDEDYPFPEDGYHGDYPRTIAEEIRNEVGDRYREESAEALVFCRKRGEEWCFAAIKRTLDVLNIHHDVFFNEDSLYSSGRVEQTIADLRAKGLVYEKDGATWFALSQLGQQQDKVIVKSTGEPTYRLPDIAYHRDKLERGFDVIVDIFGADHIATIPDVLAGVQALGYDTSRVKVVIHQMVSFIENGEAVKFSKRSGKSFTLDDLIDEVGADVVRFFFIMRAVGTHLEFDLGLAKEEGDKNPVFYLQYAHARICSILRKAAEKGVAIDEGADVGVLVHPKEIELITLLSRMRTVVERACEHLEPHTLAEYLRDLAAAYHNFYHDCRILGSEPALESARLLLADVTRRAMYNGLMILGVKAPEVM from the coding sequence ATGCAGCAGTATATCGAGCCGCACATCCGCACCGCCCTGACGTCCATCGGCGTCGATGCCGACACCCCGATCCATTTCGAGATTCCGCGTCAGGAGGGGCATGGCCACCTCTCGACGACGGTCGCCATGTCGCTCGCGAAGATCCGCAAGAGCAATCCCCGCGCACTGGCCCAGGAACTCGTGACGGCGATCGGAGAGAACGTGCCTCTGGTCGAACGTATCGATATCGCAGGTCCCGGCTTCATCAACATCACCTTCGCACCGGCCGTCTACCATGCCATGCTGCGCGATCTCTCCGCACTTGGCGCGACCATCGGCAGGAGTGACGTGGGTGCAGGCCGTACGGTCAACGTCGAATACGTGAGCGCCAACCCGACGGGGCAGCTTCATGCAGGACATGGCCGCAACTGCGCCGTCGGCGATACGCTGGCCAACCTGTTCCAGTGGTGCGGTTATCATACGACCCGCGAATACTACTTCAACAACGCCGGCAACCAGATGAACATGCTGGGCAAGAGTATCTATGCCCGCTATCGTCAGGTGCTCGGCGACGAAGACTACCCGTTCCCCGAAGACGGATATCATGGCGACTATCCCCGCACGATCGCCGAGGAGATCCGGAACGAAGTGGGCGATCGCTATCGCGAGGAATCCGCCGAAGCTCTCGTCTTCTGCCGCAAGCGTGGAGAAGAATGGTGCTTCGCCGCCATCAAGCGTACGCTCGACGTGCTGAACATCCATCACGACGTATTCTTCAACGAGGACTCGCTCTACAGCAGCGGCAGGGTGGAACAGACCATCGCCGATCTCCGCGCGAAAGGACTCGTCTACGAGAAGGATGGTGCTACGTGGTTCGCACTGTCGCAGCTCGGACAGCAGCAGGACAAGGTGATCGTGAAAAGCACCGGCGAGCCGACGTACAGGCTTCCCGACATCGCCTATCACCGCGACAAACTGGAGCGAGGTTTCGACGTCATCGTCGACATCTTCGGCGCCGATCATATCGCGACCATTCCCGACGTCCTGGCCGGTGTGCAGGCCCTCGGCTACGATACGTCGCGCGTGAAGGTCGTCATCCATCAGATGGTGTCGTTCATCGAGAACGGCGAGGCCGTCAAGTTCTCCAAGCGCTCGGGCAAGTCCTTCACCCTCGACGATCTCATCGATGAAGTGGGAGCGGACGTCGTCCGGTTCTTCTTCATCATGCGTGCCGTGGGTACGCACCTCGAATTCGATCTGGGACTCGCGAAGGAGGAAGGGGACAAGAATCCCGTCTTCTATCTTCAGTATGCCCATGCCCGTATCTGCTCCATCCTGCGCAAGGCCGCCGAGAAGGGCGTCGCCATCGACGAAGGAGCGGACGTCGGCGTACTCGTCCATCCGAAGGAGATCGAACTGATCACGCTGCTGTCCCGCATGCGCACCGTCGTCGAACGGGCCTGCGAGCATCTCGAACCGCATACGCTGGCCGAATACCTGCGCGATCTCGCAGCCGCGTACCATAACTTCTATCATGACTGCCGCATCCTCGGAAGCGAACCCGCCCTGGAATCGGCCCGTCTCCTGCTGGCCGATGTCACCCGTCGTGCCATGTACAACGGCCTGATGATTCTCGGCGTGAAGGCTCCGGAAGTGATGTAA